AATCAGGAGAAGGAGATCTTGTTTACTTAGCAAAAAGTAGAGAGTCTTCCTTACCGCTTAACAAAGATTTGGTCCCGTCAGATGCGGGGATATTGGGAATTATCGACTACTATAATGTGACTAAATGAATGGAGGAAATATAAATGAGCAACGCATTAGGAATGATCGAAACTAAAGGTTTAGTAGGAGCTATTGAAGCAGCAGACGCAATGACAAAAGCAGCAAACGTAACTTTACTTGGAAAAGTAAATGTTGGCGGAGGTTTAGTATGTGTAATGGTTCGTGGTGATGTTGGTGCAGTAAAAGCGGCAACTGAAGCAGGTGCTGATGCAGCGCAACGTGTTGGTGAATTCTTATCTGTTCATGTTATCCCAAGACCACACTCAGATATCGAGAAAATTCTTCCTGTAGCAAAATAATGAAATTAGCAAAAGTCGTTGGGAATGTCGTTTCAACGATTAAAACACCCAGTCATCAAAACAAAAAACTCATGGTTGTCATCCCTGTTGACGCATCAGGCAAAGAATGCGGAGATGCAATGATTGCGTTTGATCGCTTTCAGGCAGGGGTGGGAGATTATGTGTTGATACTAGAAGAGGGTGGATCGGCAAGAGACATTTTAGAAGATCCAAAAGGGTCTTTTGATGCAGTCATTGCCGGTATCGTTGATCGATTACATTAATGTGAGGTGAGCACGATGCAAATAGAAGCATTGGTTGAACAAATAACAAATCAAATTATGCAGCAATTGACGAATAAACAAGAGTTAAAAGAAGTGAAGCCTGTTACTTCTGGAAACGTGACATATAAAGAAGGTTCTTCATCTAATATTATTACTGGTCCTTCTGTCGCTAGAATGATCGACCATACACTTTTAAAGCCAGAAGCATCAAAAGAGCAAATTGTTAAGCTTTGTGAAGAAGCAAGAGAACATAAATTTGCTACTGTCTGTGTAAATCCGTATTGGGTTTCAACTGCGGCACAAGAGCTTAAAGGCTCTACTGTTGGGATTACAACAGTGGTTGGCTTTCCATTAGGAGCAACCAGTACATTTGTGAAAATTGCAGAAACTCGTGACGCGATCGCAAATGGAGCTACTGAAATTGACATGGTCATCAATATTGGTGCGCTTAAATCTGGTGATTTTGAAACAGTGAAAAAGGACATTGAAGGTGTGGTTCTAGCTGCAAAGGGTCATGCACCTGTTAAGGTAATTATTGAAACAGGTCTTCTTGAAATTGAAGAAAAGAAAAAAGCATGTATTCTTGCAAAAATGGCTGGTGCGGATTTCGTTAAAACATCAACTGGTTTTGGTCCTGGATGTGCTACAGCTGAAGACATCAAACTCATGCGTGAGGCTGTAGGTCCTGACCTGGGTGTGAAAGCATCTGCGTGTGTTAGAGATTTAGATACAGCTAGAAAACTAATTCAAGCTGGAGCTACTAGAATTGGTGCAAGCTCAAGTATCGCAATTATAACTGGCGGGCAGGGCACTGGTTACTAATTCCGTATTGATATATGAACGTTGTCATGTTCAAAAATAAAGTTGAGAGGCGACTCTTTGTCTCTCAACTTTTTATTCCTCTATTACCTAAAAAGTATTGAAAATTTTTAGATAGTTCACTATAATAATAAATACAAAATGTAATCGCTTACATAATATGAGGGGTGTTTATCATGAACAATATTGGACATCAACTAAAGAAAATTAGAGTAAACCGAGAACTTGAAATAGAAACACTTGCCTCTTTATCTGGTCTAGATGTTGATCTTATAACTGCAATTGAAGATGGCGAGCTGGATGTACAAATTTCTACTTTAGCCAAAATATCTGATGTTTTGAATTGCTCATTCTCCATTGGAGATGTCTCAATCTAATTCAAAAAAAAAGACCAATATTGGTCTTTTTTTCATGTATTATCTAAATCTTTTCCTTTTTGGTCTAAAGCGGTAATTATCATCACTTTCATCTATATTTCCATTTAAGCCGTCATACTTTCCATAACTATCATCAGAATCTTGATTACTAAAAGGGTCTATTATATCCTCAACATCATCAGAACCTAGTACATCTTCTGTAAGATTTATCTCTTCTTCAACTGTAACACTATTACTTTTATTAATAGTATTGACTTTTTCATCCCCAATCATAGCTTCTTCAACCTCAGCTTTAATGGCTTGTTCAGTACTGTCAGGAAGCTGATTTTCAAACTCTTCTAATTCGTCTTCGTTTTCTTCAGAAATACCAAGCTTTTCTTTTTGGATTTTCTCTAATGCATTCCTTCTCTTTATTGCAATCCCAATTATTTCATCGATTAATGAAGTGAAATGATCAAAATCAACATTATTTTCACCACTATTCTGAATTACACTAAGGAAATCATTATAAAAAATTTGAAAGTCTTTTTCATATTGGTCGCTTTGCATTTCTCTGAAGCTTGTTCCATCTGTCCGAATAAATCCAAGGATTAATTTAGATAGTACGATAGAGGTTGTTTTTAATTTATCATTATCTACATCTGAATCACTATGAAGATAATAATTAGCATCACGAAGAGTCTGATAATAGCTCTTAAAATTGCGAGTAATCTCTAAATAATCTAATTTACTCATGGGGTTCTCCTCCTTTAAAAAAACAAAAAATTTCTTCTTTTGTATTAAAGTCATATATAGACTATTCTTTATAGTAGGTAAATGTTAAAGGAAGAGATAAATGAAAAATACAGTAACAATTATTAAGGAATGGCAGCAGGCACTGCAAAATGAAATAAATTACTTAAAAAAATACGGGAGTAATAAATTTCTCGTGACAAATGGGAGACTCTTATCAACTGAAGGTATGTATACATATTACTTTGATACACAAAGTGTATTACGTATCCCAGTAGGTTCATCTATTAGAATCGAATGGGGGAGTATGAAACAAAGTGGACGTGTGCTTTCTTCAGAAGGAAGAGGCGTAATGCTATCCTTAGAGCAAACATTTGGTGATTTAATACCAGAAGCTTCACTATTCCATGATCCGTGGGAGTTACTTGAACATCTCATTCAACGATTGGATGAGATAAAAAAAAGTAAACAGAAACGTCTTCGTGTCAAAAAATTGATGGAACCGTCTATGCCAGCGAAGCATCCTTTAGAAAAGATTAAAAGTAATGTACACGAGTTAGTACTAAGATCAAAATATAATCCCGTAACCTTTGTATGGGGACCTCCAGGAACAGGGAAAACCTATACTTTAGCACGTGTAGCAGCCAATAAATATTTTCAGGATAAACGGGTATTGATTTTGTCACATAGTAACCAAGCGGTAGATGTCCTAATAAGTGAAGTTACTGCTTTTTTAAAAAGGAAAAACCGTTTCCGTGAGGGAGAATTACTCCGCTATGGATTAAATACCGGAGAACTCCTTGCCTCAGAAGAAGCAATCACTACAAGTAAGCTACTTCAGCATCAGGATCCTCAGCTAGTGGAAGATAAGGACATACTGCTAGAGGAAAGAAGGAAGTTAAAGCAGGATTTGGCTCGCTCTTTTAGTCTGAGAGACACTAATCAGCTGTTAGAGTTAGAGACAAAGATTGCCCGAGTACTAGAAAAAATTCGGCAAAAAGAAATCGAATTCTTAAAAGAGGCATTTATAGTCGGCTCTACACTAGCAAAAGCTGCTTCCGATGCAGCGATTTATGAAAAAGAATTTGACGTTGTTATCTTAGACGAAGCCAGTATGTCTTATGTACCACAGGCTGCCTTTGCAGCTTCATTAGGGAAACGAGTTATTATTTGCGGTGATTTTAAACAATTACCTCCGATTGCCTCTTCTCGGGATTCTTTAGTAACTAAGTGGCTGAAGGAGGACATCTTTCATCGTGCTGGTGTCGTCGAATGGGTAAATGAGGGGAAAATGCATCCCCATCTATTTTTATTAAAAGAACAGAGGAGAATGCATCCAGACATATCAGCTTTTACAAATCAGTGTATTTACAATTCACTCGTTGGCGACCATGAGAGTGTTTACGTTAGCAGGAAAAATATTGTTGAGTCAGCCCCATTTCCAGGTCGTGCAGCTATTCTCATTGATACCAGCTATACAGGCGGTCATTGTATGATGGAGCGGACTTCGCATTCTCGGATGAATCCTTGGCAAGTGTTATTGTCTTTTCAAATAATTCATGAATCCTATCAGGCTGGTATACATTCTATAGGTTATGTAACTCCATACCGAGCACAAGCTCAACTGATGGATTTGTTATTAGCTGATATTTATGAAAAAGAGCGGCTAACTGCGGATCTAATTGCAGCTACCGTCCATCGATTTCAAGGCAGTGAGCGTGATGTTATGATCTTTGACACTGTTGACAGCGAACCGCAAACACGTGCAGGTATGCTTCTTACAGGAAAAGATAGTGAACGATTGATAAACGTAGCCATCACTAGAACAAAGGGAAAGTTTATCCATGTAAGCAATCGTTCATTTATTCGTAAACATATATATAAAGGAAAAACACTGAGGCAGTTAGTGGAACATCAGGAATCGCAGAAGCAACGGGTTGGTACGATGAATATCGGAAAATGGATTCGAAATCAACACCCACAATTACATTGGATGCATGGGAGAAAGCTTGACCGGATTTTTCAGGATATAGACAACGCTCGGTCATCGATCGTCATCTCTTTACCATCACAAACGGCGCTTACAAATGAATGGAAGGAAAAACTAAATAATCGTCCTCAGTATGTAGGTCTAACAGTACTTTCCAGTGAAGATTGGCCGGAGCTTTTACCTACTGAAAGAGTGGAAGAGAGTTTGACGTTTCCGTTTGTTATTATTGATAACCGATTTTTATGGTTAGGAATGCCATTAGAAGGATTGCAGGGAGTACAACCGCCTTATATTGCGGTAAGACTAGACTCCGAGAGAGTATCTGAGTATTTTTTAGGGCAGTTTTTAATAAAAGAGTAAACATATTATCGAATTTTGACAGTTAATTCGCGAATTATTGCTTTATATTCGCGAAATCTTAATGGGTATTCGCGAATATAATAAGTTTATTCGCGAATACAATTTTACTGTGTCACTCGTTCAGATAATTCACCCGGAATATTTGAGTTCCGAAAAACATGTTGATCAGAATTTCTTACCTTAAACGTTAGAAATAGCCCGATAACCAAACACAGAGAAGAAAATAAAAAAGCACTTTTGAAGCCTCCCAAATCCTCGATCAACCAACCTGCGATGGTAGGACCAATAAATTGACCAACCGCAAAATAAAATGTAACGTAACTAAAAGCTAAAGGCATAGCTTCTGGTCGTACATGATCCATACTTGAAGCCTGCGTTAACGTAAATAATCCAGTAGACGTACTGCTTAAAATAATGATATGGATGGTAAAGCCTAGGACTGTGGGAAAGAAAATAGGCAGGACCATAGAAAATAAGGTTAGTGCCATAGTCAAAATGAGAGACGTTCTCCTTCCGATTTTATCAGAAATAAATCCCCATATTGGTCCGCTAAAAATGGATAAAATGCCATTAATCGCCATTAGTTGCCCTGCAAATTTGATATTAATGCCTGATTCAATCATAAAGCTCATAATAAAAATCATCTGAACAATATAGGTAATTCCTACAATTCCATAAATTAAACCAACGTTGATCACTTTTGGATTTTTATAGATTTCTCTTGGTGATTCTGTTTTGTTGCTTTGTTCTGAAAGAAATTCTACAGGAGGATTTTTTATAAATAGTAAAGTAAGTAAGATAACAACTAACCCAATAAAAGCAAATACACCCCATGCGATCCTCCAACCTACTGCTGAATGGACACTGCTTAGGTATGGAACAATTATACCTGCAAAAAGAATGCCAATTCCTGCTCCACTTGTTGTCAAACCAATGACAAATCCCTTCTTTTGGGGAAACCACGCAACAAGTAAAGATATGAAAGGGGTATAGGTGAAGGACGTTCCAATACCTAATAAAAGCATAAATAAAAAGGTTGTAAGATATGAGGAAGTAAACGTTAGTCCTGCCAATCCAAGTGTAACAAGCGAAATTCCAAGTAAAATCGTCCGTTTACCGCCCCATCTTGAAGCAAGAATCCCAGCAAAGATGATCGTGCTTAAGTATCCTAAAGAAGTGGTTGTACCAAGATAACCCGCTTCCTTATATGTTAAATGAAGCCCCTGACGCATAAAGGGAAGAATCACTCCATAAGATAGTCTTGCAAAAGCCAGAACTACGACTGTTGTTAACATACCAATTGCAGCATATCCCCATAAACGTTTGCGGCTGTGATTTTCCATCGAACAACCTCCTTTTCTGAATACTGATTCAACCTTTTTTCTTATTATCTTATTCGGGCCCCTAAATTTCTATGTGAATATTAAGATATAAACAATCCCATCCTCTATATCCTTCTTAAACTTAGAAAATTGTTTCTTGACAATTTACTAATTTCTATGGATAATCAAATAAATTGAAAAATCGAAAAATGGTTAGGGACTAGTAAATCATTGGAATGTGGTAGAGAGTGAAACCCACTGGCTGAAAGGTTTCTCACGGAAAAATGTTTGAACCTGCCCGATAGTTGCTGCTTATGTAAACATAAGTCGTACTCCTACGTTACAGGTTCAAGTGGATGCAGGTTACATACTATGCATCAATAAAGGTGGTACCGCGGAAACGATTCTTCCGTCCTTTTATGAGGGACAGCAGAGTCGTTTTTTTATTTTATTTTAAAAGAGAAAGGTCCGAAGACAGATGAGAAAACAACTGGTGGTAGTGAAGATCGGGAGTAGCTCACTAACAAGTGCCTCTGGTCATATTTCTGAAGAGAAAATGCGCGATCACGTGAAGGCACTGGCCTTTCTTAAAGAGCAGGGACATGAGGTCATTCTCATTTCTTCCGGTGCTGTGGCTGCAGGATTTGGGTCACTTGGATATCCCACACGTCCTAAGAGCACAGCTGGGAAACAAGCTGCCGCTGCTGTTGGGCAAGGTCTTTTAATGCAGCATTATATTCAACTATTTAAAGAGTTTCGTATCATTCCTGCACAAATATTATTAACTCGTGAAGATTTTTACAGTCAGGTACGCTTTCAGAACTTATATTCAACTATGTCAGAACTTCTACAAAGAGGAGTCTTACCAATCATTAATGAAAATGATTCCGTGTCGATTGAGGAATTAACCTTCGGTGACAACGACTTATTGTCAGCACTCGTAAGTGGTTTTCTCCATGCAAATGCATTAATTATTTTAACGGATATTAACGGTCTCTATGATGGCAATCCAAAAGTAACTAAAGAGGCAAAAAAATATCATTTTATTCCAGAAATCTCAGAACAACTTTTATCAGTAGCAGGAGAAAGTGGTTCTACCGTTGGCACTGGTGGAATGAAGTCCAAACTACAAGCTGCAAAAAAAGCATTATCCCTTGGAGTTAGCGTTTTTGTTGGCACTGGTAACGGAGAGGAGAAATTGGTCGATATTTTAGCAGGTAAAGGAGACGGGACGTATATTGGCGGACCCTTCCAAACCCAAATGCAAATGAAAAAGCAATGGATTGCGTATCATTCTCAAGTTGGCGGTGTGATTGAGATTGATGAAGGGGCAGAAAGGGCCATTGTTTTTCATGGGAAGAGCTTATTGCCTGTTGGCGTTACCAATGTTATCGGTGAATTTAATGCCTTAGATGTAGTCATGGTTAGAAACCAAAAAGGTAACGTCATCGGTAAGGGTCAAATTTTCTATTCCTCTCAAAATCTTTTAAAGGTAAAAGGTTTATCAGGTGAACAATCTAAAGGGTATTCCATTAATAAAAAAGTAGAAGTGATCCATCGAGATAATTGGGTTATTATACCAAAGGAGTGAGTTGGAGAATGAGTGAGTTAGTAGAAAAAGCCCGTCTATTAAAAGCAGCTTCGAAAAAATTAGGGATGCTTTCATCTTTAGAAAAGAATGAAGCATTAGCCAAAATGGCAAGTCATTTACAATCACACAAAGAATGGATTCTCAGTGAAAATGCAAAAGACATTATCGAAGGAAAGGAAAAAGGACTATCCGACTCTTTGTTAGATCGACTCTTATTAACAAATGAGAGATTGGAACAGATCGTCGACGGAGTTCTTCAATTAATTCATTTGGAGGACCCAGTTGGTGAGACAATAGAGTCGTGGGAACGTCCAAATGGCATTCGTATTGAAACCATTCGAGTTCCACTTGGGGTTATTGGGATGGTTTATGAAGCAAGACCAAATGTTACAGTCGATGCGGCAAGTCTTTGTTTAAAAGCTGGAAATGCAGTTTTATTAAGAGGTAGCTCTACCGCCATCCATTCCAATAAAGCACTTGTACATGTTATGCAAGATGCTCTTGAAGGAACGACCATTTCAAAGGACGTGGTTCAACTTTTAGAAGATACAAGCCGTGAAACAGCTTCTGAAATGTTTAAGCTAAACCAATACTTGGATGTTCTTATTCCACGTGGTGGTGCAGGATTGATTCAATCCGTTATCCAAAATGCAACGGTTCCAGTACTTGAAACTGGAGTGGGCAATTGCCATGTGTTCATTGATGAATCCGCAGATGAAAACATGGCTATTGAAATCGTTATGAATGCTAAATTACATCGGCCTTCTGTATGTAATGCTGCAGAAACAGTGCTAATACACAAAGACTGGCCATATAAATCGGACCTTTTAAGAGCGCTGTATGATCGAGGAGTTGAACTCAGAGGAGATGAAACGTTATCCTCCCAATATCCGTTTGTTCAAGAGGCTTCTGAAGAGGATTGGCATACTGAATTTTTAGCACCGATTTTATCGATTAAAGTGGTGAGCGATATAGTAGATGCGATCGAACATATTGATCGGTATGGTACAAAGCATTCAGAAGCTATCATTAGTGATAATCATGAAAATGTAAGCCTGTTTTTTAAAGCAGTAGATGCTGCTGTGTTATACCACAATGCTTCAACCCGTTTTACAGATGGTGAGCAATTCGGCTATGGAGCGGAAATTGGTATCAGTACCCAAAAGCTTCATGCCAGAGGACCAATGGGGTTAAAGGCAATCACAACAACAAAATCTATCGTGCGCGGGACAGGGCAAATTCGAATATAATTGTCAGAACGCTATAAATACAAACAAAGTAAGGGTCAAGTTGCCCTTACTTGTTTTTGTTTTTATTCAATTTTGTTATACTAAAAATACAAACATACATTCTTATTACAGTTAGCTGGTGATTAAGTGACCAACCTTATTCAAATATCCGTTAGATCCCTTGTTGAACATGTATATCGTTCTGGTAGCATTGATAACAGATTCCGCTCCCAATCGTCCCTTATAGATGGGACAAGAATTCATCAAAAAATTCAAAAAACCTATCAGAAGGGAGATCAAAAAGAAGTATACCTCCGTTCGGAAATTCACTATAAAGACTTAACCTTCCTTATTGATGGCCGCTGTGATGGACTTCTTTTTCAGGATGACAAAGTGACGATTGATGAAATTAAGTCTACAAATCAACCGCTGGAACAAATAAGAAATGATGGGTATCCTGTCCACTGGGCGCAGGCAAAAATGTATGCTTATATATATATGTGTGACCATCAACTATCTGAAATTTCGGTCCAGCTTACCTATGTTCATGTAGAAACACTTGCAAAAAAACAGCTTAAAACAACTTGTCATTTTGCAGACCTTGAAGCATTTGTTTTAACTATGTTTGAAAGCTATGCTCCTTTTGCAAAATGGTTGTGCGATCACCAAAGGAAGCGAAATAAAAGTATATTAGATCTTTCTTTCCCCTTTGAAACCTACCGCGAGGGACAAAGAAAATTAGCAGGTGCAGTTTATAAAACAATCGTAGATGAGAAAAATCTATTTGCTAAGGCTCCTACTGGAATTGGGAAGACGATTTCCACCCTCTTTCCAGCAGTGAAAGCGATTGGAGAAGAACATCTAACGCGTATTTTTTATCTTACAGCCAAAACCATTACTCGAACAACGGCGGAAGAAGCATTTGAAAAAATGGCCTCCGCTGGCCTATGTATGAAAACGGTCACGATAACAGCTAAGGAAAAAGTTTGTTTTAAAGAAGAGACTAAATGCCAAAAGGATTACTGTGAATTCGCTAACGGCTACTATGACCGGATTAACGGAGCCATAGTTGATATATTAGGAAATGAAAACAGTTTAACACGTGAGGTGATCGAATCCTATGCCCGTAAGCATACCATTTGTCCCTTCGAATTTTCTTTAGACCTTTCGTATGCGGTGGATGCAGTTATTTGTGATTACAATTATATCTTTGACCCACGGGTTTCCTTAAAACGTTTAATAGAGGACCAAAAGAAAACTTCTGTGTTACTGATTGATGAGGCACATAATTTGGTTGAACGTGGAAGGGAAATGTTTTCAGCATCAATAAACAAAGATATTTTTCTTCAACTTAAAAAAGAATTAAAGGGAATCGACAATGAAGTTTCAGATGCTGCAAGCAGGCTAAATTCCTGGTTTCTATCACAGAAAAAGAAAATGGCAAAGAAAAATGAAGAGATCTTGCAGGGTTTAGATGAAACATTTACAAATCTGCTCCATGATTTTTTACATAAGGCAGAAGTTTTTTTGTTAAAGAATGATACTTTTAATCTTTTGGAAGCCTATTTCAAAGTTAATCAATTCATGAAGGTGATTGAACTGATTGATGACCATTATCTTATTTTTGCTGAGAAAAATAGAAATGATCTATCCATTAAACTATTTTGCATAGATCCCTCTAAGGTTCTTTCGCATATGGGAAAGGGGTTTCGTGCAAAGGTATTTTTTTCTGCCACCTTATCCCCGTTACCTTATTATAAAGAAGTCTTGGGAGGGAATGGGGAAGATTATAACCTTACTATTCCCTCTCCTTTTTCAAAGGAACAACTGGACATTTTTATAAAACCATTGTCCACTCGCTATCGCGACAGAGAACGTACAAAAGAATCAATTGTTAAGGTTTTACATGCATTGGTAAAAAAGAGCCCTGGTAACTATTTGTGTTTTTTACCCTCATATGAATATTTACGAACTATTTATGAAGGCTTTATGGAAGTTAACAGTGAGACGGAAACAATTCTTCAGGATCCAGGGATGTCTGAAGCAGAGAGAGAGTCCTTATTAGCGATGTTTCAACCGCAATCAGAAAAAACACTGCTAGGTTTTGCTGTCCTTGGAGGTGTTTTTTCAGAGGGAGTCGATTTAATCGGCGAACGATTACACGGTGTAGTTATCGTTGGAGTGGGACTACCACAATTATGTTTGGAACGAAATCTAATTAAGGAACACTTTAATATGACGAAAAAGAATGGATATGATTATGCCTACGTATATCCCGGAATGAATAAAGTATTGCAAGCAGGCGGGAGATTAATTCGTTCGGAAAAGGACCAGGGGACTATTGTTCTAATCGATGATCGATTCTTAGAAAGCAAATATCAGAATCTCCTGCCACAGGATTGGAAAGAATTTACTATCATATAAATTAGCTGGATTGATAAGCTGCCTAAAAATGGGCAGCTTATTTTTTGTAAAATAGGTGACAAATGGGGGAGTTATCTCATATAATTAAACAAAAGTTGCACGAGGTAAAAACTTTAAGTGAGGGGAAAGAGAGATGGGCAAACCTAAATCAATAAAATTAGTTCACGGTGAAAAAGGAAATCTAATAAAAATTACTTCTTTAAATTTAGATGGTGTGATGAGAAGAAGATTG
The window above is part of the Bacillus sp. SORGH_AS_0510 genome. Proteins encoded here:
- a CDS encoding ATP-dependent DNA helicase, producing the protein MTNLIQISVRSLVEHVYRSGSIDNRFRSQSSLIDGTRIHQKIQKTYQKGDQKEVYLRSEIHYKDLTFLIDGRCDGLLFQDDKVTIDEIKSTNQPLEQIRNDGYPVHWAQAKMYAYIYMCDHQLSEISVQLTYVHVETLAKKQLKTTCHFADLEAFVLTMFESYAPFAKWLCDHQRKRNKSILDLSFPFETYREGQRKLAGAVYKTIVDEKNLFAKAPTGIGKTISTLFPAVKAIGEEHLTRIFYLTAKTITRTTAEEAFEKMASAGLCMKTVTITAKEKVCFKEETKCQKDYCEFANGYYDRINGAIVDILGNENSLTREVIESYARKHTICPFEFSLDLSYAVDAVICDYNYIFDPRVSLKRLIEDQKKTSVLLIDEAHNLVERGREMFSASINKDIFLQLKKELKGIDNEVSDAASRLNSWFLSQKKKMAKKNEEILQGLDETFTNLLHDFLHKAEVFLLKNDTFNLLEAYFKVNQFMKVIELIDDHYLIFAEKNRNDLSIKLFCIDPSKVLSHMGKGFRAKVFFSATLSPLPYYKEVLGGNGEDYNLTIPSPFSKEQLDIFIKPLSTRYRDRERTKESIVKVLHALVKKSPGNYLCFLPSYEYLRTIYEGFMEVNSETETILQDPGMSEAERESLLAMFQPQSEKTLLGFAVLGGVFSEGVDLIGERLHGVVIVGVGLPQLCLERNLIKEHFNMTKKNGYDYAYVYPGMNKVLQAGGRLIRSEKDQGTIVLIDDRFLESKYQNLLPQDWKEFTII
- a CDS encoding EutN/CcmL family microcompartment protein yields the protein MKLAKVVGNVVSTIKTPSHQNKKLMVVIPVDASGKECGDAMIAFDRFQAGVGDYVLILEEGGSARDILEDPKGSFDAVIAGIVDRLH
- a CDS encoding BMC domain-containing protein; translation: MSNALGMIETKGLVGAIEAADAMTKAANVTLLGKVNVGGGLVCVMVRGDVGAVKAATEAGADAAQRVGEFLSVHVIPRPHSDIEKILPVAK
- the proB gene encoding glutamate 5-kinase, whose protein sequence is MRKQLVVVKIGSSSLTSASGHISEEKMRDHVKALAFLKEQGHEVILISSGAVAAGFGSLGYPTRPKSTAGKQAAAAVGQGLLMQHYIQLFKEFRIIPAQILLTREDFYSQVRFQNLYSTMSELLQRGVLPIINENDSVSIEELTFGDNDLLSALVSGFLHANALIILTDINGLYDGNPKVTKEAKKYHFIPEISEQLLSVAGESGSTVGTGGMKSKLQAAKKALSLGVSVFVGTGNGEEKLVDILAGKGDGTYIGGPFQTQMQMKKQWIAYHSQVGGVIEIDEGAERAIVFHGKSLLPVGVTNVIGEFNALDVVMVRNQKGNVIGKGQIFYSSQNLLKVKGLSGEQSKGYSINKKVEVIHRDNWVIIPKE
- a CDS encoding helix-turn-helix domain-containing protein; amino-acid sequence: MNNIGHQLKKIRVNRELEIETLASLSGLDVDLITAIEDGELDVQISTLAKISDVLNCSFSIGDVSI
- a CDS encoding glutamate-5-semialdehyde dehydrogenase, which encodes MSELVEKARLLKAASKKLGMLSSLEKNEALAKMASHLQSHKEWILSENAKDIIEGKEKGLSDSLLDRLLLTNERLEQIVDGVLQLIHLEDPVGETIESWERPNGIRIETIRVPLGVIGMVYEARPNVTVDAASLCLKAGNAVLLRGSSTAIHSNKALVHVMQDALEGTTISKDVVQLLEDTSRETASEMFKLNQYLDVLIPRGGAGLIQSVIQNATVPVLETGVGNCHVFIDESADENMAIEIVMNAKLHRPSVCNAAETVLIHKDWPYKSDLLRALYDRGVELRGDETLSSQYPFVQEASEEDWHTEFLAPILSIKVVSDIVDAIEHIDRYGTKHSEAIISDNHENVSLFFKAVDAAVLYHNASTRFTDGEQFGYGAEIGISTQKLHARGPMGLKAITTTKSIVRGTGQIRI
- a CDS encoding AAA domain-containing protein; this encodes MKNTVTIIKEWQQALQNEINYLKKYGSNKFLVTNGRLLSTEGMYTYYFDTQSVLRIPVGSSIRIEWGSMKQSGRVLSSEGRGVMLSLEQTFGDLIPEASLFHDPWELLEHLIQRLDEIKKSKQKRLRVKKLMEPSMPAKHPLEKIKSNVHELVLRSKYNPVTFVWGPPGTGKTYTLARVAANKYFQDKRVLILSHSNQAVDVLISEVTAFLKRKNRFREGELLRYGLNTGELLASEEAITTSKLLQHQDPQLVEDKDILLEERRKLKQDLARSFSLRDTNQLLELETKIARVLEKIRQKEIEFLKEAFIVGSTLAKAASDAAIYEKEFDVVILDEASMSYVPQAAFAASLGKRVIICGDFKQLPPIASSRDSLVTKWLKEDIFHRAGVVEWVNEGKMHPHLFLLKEQRRMHPDISAFTNQCIYNSLVGDHESVYVSRKNIVESAPFPGRAAILIDTSYTGGHCMMERTSHSRMNPWQVLLSFQIIHESYQAGIHSIGYVTPYRAQAQLMDLLLADIYEKERLTADLIAATVHRFQGSERDVMIFDTVDSEPQTRAGMLLTGKDSERLINVAITRTKGKFIHVSNRSFIRKHIYKGKTLRQLVEHQESQKQRVGTMNIGKWIRNQHPQLHWMHGRKLDRIFQDIDNARSSIVISLPSQTALTNEWKEKLNNRPQYVGLTVLSSEDWPELLPTERVEESLTFPFVIIDNRFLWLGMPLEGLQGVQPPYIAVRLDSERVSEYFLGQFLIKE
- a CDS encoding MFS transporter, yielding MENHSRKRLWGYAAIGMLTTVVVLAFARLSYGVILPFMRQGLHLTYKEAGYLGTTTSLGYLSTIIFAGILASRWGGKRTILLGISLVTLGLAGLTFTSSYLTTFLFMLLLGIGTSFTYTPFISLLVAWFPQKKGFVIGLTTSGAGIGILFAGIIVPYLSSVHSAVGWRIAWGVFAFIGLVVILLTLLFIKNPPVEFLSEQSNKTESPREIYKNPKVINVGLIYGIVGITYIVQMIFIMSFMIESGINIKFAGQLMAINGILSIFSGPIWGFISDKIGRRTSLILTMALTLFSMVLPIFFPTVLGFTIHIIILSSTSTGLFTLTQASSMDHVRPEAMPLAFSYVTFYFAVGQFIGPTIAGWLIEDLGGFKSAFLFSSLCLVIGLFLTFKVRNSDQHVFRNSNIPGELSERVTQ
- the deoC gene encoding deoxyribose-phosphate aldolase, which gives rise to MIDHTLLKPEASKEQIVKLCEEAREHKFATVCVNPYWVSTAAQELKGSTVGITTVVGFPLGATSTFVKIAETRDAIANGATEIDMVINIGALKSGDFETVKKDIEGVVLAAKGHAPVKVIIETGLLEIEEKKKACILAKMAGADFVKTSTGFGPGCATAEDIKLMREAVGPDLGVKASACVRDLDTARKLIQAGATRIGASSSIAIITGGQGTGY